In a genomic window of Sporosarcina trichiuri:
- a CDS encoding cytochrome c oxidase subunit 3: protein MDLNKKFTPETWPEHPERATLEAKNKFVGFWLFLGGETILFATLFATYMALKNKGPSGFGFSTQELYELPLVFVMTLLLLTSSLTSVYAMHHMKSFNFKKMQLWLGITALLGLGFLGLEVYEFSHYVKEGFTFGNSAFSSSFFTLVGTHGFHVAIGLVWVTLLLFRNAGRGLNLYNATKYYTFSLYWHFIDVVWVFIFTVVYLMGVIG from the coding sequence ATGGATTTGAATAAGAAATTCACCCCGGAAACGTGGCCTGAACATCCGGAGCGTGCGACACTCGAAGCAAAAAACAAATTTGTCGGGTTCTGGCTCTTCCTTGGCGGGGAGACGATCCTGTTCGCGACGCTGTTCGCAACGTATATGGCTTTGAAGAACAAAGGGCCTAGCGGATTCGGTTTCTCCACTCAGGAACTATATGAACTGCCATTGGTCTTTGTCATGACGCTGCTTTTGCTGACGTCTTCACTGACAAGTGTGTACGCCATGCACCATATGAAGAGCTTCAACTTCAAGAAAATGCAGCTGTGGCTCGGGATTACGGCACTGCTCGGACTCGGGTTCCTCGGACTGGAAGTGTATGAGTTCTCCCACTATGTGAAAGAAGGATTCACGTTCGGCAACAGTGCGTTCAGTTCTTCCTTCTTCACACTTGTCGGAACGCACGGTTTCCACGTTGCGATCGGGCTCGTATGGGTTACACTGCTGCTGTTCCGTAATGCGGGACGCGGGCTGAACTTGTATAACGCGACGAAGTATTATACATTCTCGCTCTACTGGCACTTCATTGACGTTGTGTGGGTATTCATCTTCACAGTAGTTTACTTGATGGGAGTGATCGGATAA
- the ctaD gene encoding cytochrome c oxidase subunit I: MSSVAQKRSFGAAFWDWMTTVDHKKIGILYLIGGGFFFVLGGIEAMLIRIQLLQPNNDFVSAGLYNDLITMHGTTMIFLAAMPILFGFMNYIMPLQIGARDVAFPFINSLGFWMFFFGGLFLNISWFLGQVPDAGWTSYASLSIASPGHGIDFYAIGLQIAGGGTLMAGINFLVTIINMRAPGMTYMRMPLFTWTTFVASAMILFAFPPLTVGLFFLTFDRMFGANFFDHTMGGNTIIWEHIFWIFGHPEVYILILPAFGIFSEIFPIFSRKRLFGYPAMVFATVLIGFLGFMVWAHHMFTVGLGPTANAIFAVATMAIAVPTGVKIFNWLLTIWGGSIRVTTPMLYALGFIPSFVMGGVTGVMQGAAPLDYQLHDSYFIVAHFHYVIVGGVVLAILGGLHLYWPKMFGTMLNEALGKITFIFFFVGFHCTFLIQHWLGFWGMPRRVWTYMDGQGWNTANVISSVGALLMAIGVIVLVINIIMTVAKNERIGNDPWGDGRTLEWAIPSPPPFYNFTATPLVRGLDTVWIEKSEGNMTGLTPAEPITDIHMPNGSIIPFLMTFGLFVAGFGAMFHQETSWGLPVLIFGLAWTFVAMAARSLKDDLGFHVTKEQIQRDVDNASKGGRI, from the coding sequence GTGAGTTCTGTTGCTCAAAAGAGAAGTTTCGGCGCAGCGTTCTGGGATTGGATGACAACAGTCGACCATAAGAAGATCGGTATTCTATATCTGATCGGCGGCGGTTTCTTCTTCGTCCTCGGCGGAATCGAAGCGATGCTCATCCGTATCCAGCTGCTACAGCCGAACAATGACTTTGTTAGTGCCGGTCTGTACAATGATTTAATCACGATGCATGGTACCACTATGATCTTCCTGGCAGCCATGCCGATATTATTCGGGTTTATGAACTACATCATGCCGCTCCAGATCGGTGCCCGTGACGTAGCATTCCCGTTCATCAACTCACTCGGATTCTGGATGTTCTTCTTCGGGGGACTGTTCCTGAATATTTCCTGGTTCCTCGGCCAGGTGCCTGATGCAGGGTGGACATCGTATGCGTCCTTGTCCATTGCATCACCAGGCCACGGTATCGATTTCTATGCGATCGGTCTTCAGATCGCCGGGGGCGGTACGCTCATGGCAGGGATCAACTTCCTTGTCACGATCATCAACATGCGCGCACCAGGTATGACATACATGCGGATGCCGCTGTTCACATGGACGACGTTCGTTGCGTCCGCGATGATCCTGTTCGCATTCCCGCCGCTGACTGTCGGATTGTTCTTCCTGACATTCGACCGGATGTTCGGTGCGAATTTCTTCGACCATACAATGGGCGGAAACACAATCATCTGGGAGCATATTTTCTGGATCTTCGGTCACCCTGAAGTATATATCCTGATTCTCCCGGCGTTCGGTATTTTCTCCGAGATCTTCCCGATCTTCTCGAGAAAGCGCCTGTTCGGATATCCGGCGATGGTCTTCGCGACTGTGCTGATCGGATTCCTCGGCTTCATGGTATGGGCTCACCATATGTTCACTGTCGGTCTTGGGCCTACAGCGAACGCGATTTTCGCGGTAGCGACAATGGCGATCGCCGTTCCGACCGGTGTCAAGATCTTCAACTGGCTCCTGACGATCTGGGGCGGAAGCATCCGTGTCACGACACCGATGCTGTATGCACTCGGTTTCATCCCGTCCTTCGTAATGGGCGGTGTCACAGGCGTCATGCAGGGTGCTGCGCCTCTTGACTACCAGCTGCACGATTCGTACTTCATCGTCGCCCATTTCCACTACGTCATCGTCGGTGGTGTCGTGCTTGCGATCCTGGGCGGTCTGCATCTGTACTGGCCGAAAATGTTCGGTACAATGCTCAATGAAGCACTTGGTAAGATCACGTTCATCTTCTTCTTTGTCGGTTTCCACTGTACGTTCCTGATCCAGCACTGGCTCGGGTTCTGGGGAATGCCGCGCCGTGTCTGGACATATATGGACGGACAGGGCTGGAATACTGCCAACGTGATCAGTTCAGTCGGTGCGCTGCTGATGGCTATCGGTGTCATCGTACTGGTCATCAACATCATCATGACGGTTGCGAAGAACGAGCGGATCGGAAACGACCCTTGGGGAGACGGACGTACGCTCGAATGGGCGATCCCGTCACCACCGCCGTTCTACAATTTCACGGCCACTCCGCTCGTCCGCGGATTGGATACAGTCTGGATCGAGAAGTCCGAAGGCAACATGACAGGCCTTACGCCTGCTGAGCCGATTACGGATATCCATATGCCGAACGGTTCCATCATTCCGTTCCTCATGACATTCGGTCTGTTCGTCGCAGGATTCGGTGCTATGTTCCACCAGGAAACGTCTTGGGGTCTGCCGGTGCTGATCTTCGGTCTCGCCTGGACATTCGTTGCAATGGCAGCGCGCTCATTGAAAGATGATCTCGGTTTCCATGTCACGAAAGAACAGATCCAGCGCGATGTGGACAATGCAAGTAAAGGGGGTCGTATCTGA
- the coxB gene encoding cytochrome c oxidase subunit II has translation MMKGLKKWRLLSLLAVLTVFLAGCGQQELSTLLPAGQVGKDQFKLLMLASGIMLLVIIVVVVIYVLALIRFGRKKRGEDFIPEQTEGSQKLELIWTIIPIILITILAVPTVYYTYKLGDVKAMEEVDDDGNAKHLVVDVTAKLYWWEFGYPDLGIVTAQELVVPTDEKVYFNLKAADVKHSFWIPAVGGKLDTNVENLNKFYLTFDQESKDLKDGVFYGKCAELCGPSHSLMDFKVKTLPRDDFNTWVKNMKATADKTEVANADGEEVFKSSCIGCHANSGVGDSGAQGPNLAAFGDRNRVAGFIEHDKEHLKEWIKNPQKLKPGNKMPSFEDQLSDQEIDDLAEYLLGLSVEQ, from the coding sequence ATGATGAAAGGACTCAAAAAATGGCGTCTCCTGTCCTTGTTAGCTGTATTGACTGTTTTCTTGGCAGGCTGCGGTCAACAGGAATTATCCACGCTTTTGCCGGCCGGCCAGGTAGGTAAAGACCAGTTCAAGCTGCTTATGCTTGCTTCAGGTATCATGCTGCTCGTCATTATTGTCGTAGTCGTAATTTATGTATTAGCACTGATTCGTTTCGGCCGTAAGAAACGGGGAGAAGACTTCATTCCTGAACAAACGGAAGGAAGTCAGAAACTGGAGCTGATCTGGACGATCATCCCGATCATCCTCATCACAATCCTCGCTGTGCCTACTGTGTATTACACATACAAACTGGGTGATGTGAAAGCGATGGAAGAAGTCGACGATGACGGAAATGCGAAACACCTCGTTGTCGATGTCACAGCCAAGCTGTACTGGTGGGAATTCGGTTATCCCGATCTCGGTATTGTGACGGCACAGGAGCTGGTCGTGCCGACAGACGAGAAAGTATACTTCAACTTGAAGGCAGCTGACGTCAAGCACTCCTTCTGGATTCCTGCAGTCGGCGGTAAGCTGGATACGAACGTCGAGAACCTGAACAAGTTCTATCTGACGTTCGATCAGGAGTCGAAAGATCTGAAAGACGGCGTATTCTACGGTAAATGTGCCGAGCTCTGCGGACCGTCCCACTCCTTGATGGACTTCAAAGTCAAAACTCTCCCGCGTGACGATTTCAACACATGGGTGAAAAACATGAAGGCGACAGCGGATAAAACCGAAGTTGCCAATGCAGATGGTGAAGAAGTATTCAAATCCAGCTGTATCGGCTGTCACGCAAATTCAGGTGTCGGCGACAGCGGGGCGCAAGGGCCTAACCTAGCAGCCTTCGGTGACCGCAACCGTGTTGCCGGATTCATCGAACACGATAAGGAACATTTGAAAGAATGGATCAAAAATCCACAGAAACTGAAACCGGGCAACAAAATGCCTTCTTTCGAAGATCAGCTGTCCGATCAGGAGATCGACGACTTAGCTGAATACCTGCTTGGCCTTTCCGTTGAGCAGTAA
- the cyoE gene encoding heme o synthase, whose protein sequence is MSNSRTTAAQTAPETAITPTFLKDFLALIKIGIVNSNLITAFTGLFLAFQFAGVSFIHRLDLMIAVLFGTALIIAGSAALNNLIDRDIDPIMTRTKTRPTVTGRFKAPAVLAAALLFILIGEILLFSANTVTGLLGFAGIFSYVVLYSMWSKRRHVSNTIIGSLSGAVPPLIGWAAVDPSLGLGAWALFLIMFVWQPPHFYALAMKKTEEYRAAGIPMLPVVKGFARTKKSMLAWVVLLFPLPFLLSGLGTAFIILATLLNIGWLMLALNGFRAKDDLKWAMSMFIYSLNYMTILFVSMIIFSIFI, encoded by the coding sequence ATGTCGAACAGTCGGACGACTGCTGCACAGACAGCACCGGAGACTGCAATCACACCAACATTCTTGAAAGACTTCTTGGCCTTGATTAAAATTGGGATTGTGAATTCCAACTTGATTACTGCGTTCACAGGTCTCTTCTTGGCATTCCAGTTTGCCGGCGTCAGCTTCATACATAGACTGGATCTCATGATTGCAGTGCTTTTTGGAACCGCCCTCATCATTGCCGGCTCGGCCGCACTGAACAACCTGATCGATCGGGATATCGATCCGATCATGACACGGACAAAGACAAGGCCGACGGTCACAGGACGTTTCAAAGCACCTGCAGTTCTCGCAGCCGCACTACTTTTCATTCTAATCGGTGAAATACTTCTGTTCTCAGCGAACACGGTGACAGGCCTTCTTGGTTTCGCCGGAATATTCAGTTACGTTGTGCTCTATTCCATGTGGTCGAAGCGCCGACACGTCTCCAATACGATTATCGGAAGCCTTTCCGGAGCTGTCCCTCCGCTGATCGGCTGGGCTGCTGTCGACCCGTCGCTCGGTCTCGGTGCATGGGCGCTCTTCCTTATCATGTTCGTCTGGCAGCCGCCTCATTTCTATGCGCTTGCCATGAAGAAGACGGAAGAATACCGGGCTGCCGGTATCCCGATGCTCCCAGTCGTCAAAGGATTTGCGCGGACGAAGAAATCCATGCTCGCATGGGTCGTGCTGCTGTTCCCGCTGCCATTTCTGCTGAGCGGACTCGGCACTGCATTCATCATTCTGGCGACGCTGCTGAATATCGGATGGCTGATGCTTGCGCTGAATGGATTCCGTGCAAAAGACGATTTGAAATGGGCGATGTCCATGTTCATCTACTCATTGAATTACATGACAATCTTGTTTGTCTCGATGATTATCTTCTCGATATTCATCTAA
- a CDS encoding COX15/CtaA family protein codes for MKRYNYLKWFAVAATIGMLLIMLGGALVTKTDSGMGCGRHWPGCNGQLIPDEITTEVLIEFSHRLVTGVVGILIVVLAVWSWKAIGHVRETKFLAFMAVFFLILQALIGAAQVKWGQGDFILALHFGISLISFAAVLLLTLLIFEVDKKFDADRLKVGRTLKFHTIGVTVYSYLVIYTGALVRHTESSLACADWPLCRNDRFELPSTLNEWVQMGHRTAAALIVVWLAYIAFHVYRNYRDQKVLLWGWSIALLLVLAQAVTGMLSVFTRLNLIVALLHSLFITLLFGLLTYMILLLSRVRVHKP; via the coding sequence TTGAAACGATATAATTATCTGAAGTGGTTTGCAGTCGCTGCGACAATCGGGATGCTGCTCATCATGCTGGGCGGTGCGCTCGTCACGAAAACCGACAGCGGAATGGGCTGCGGACGTCACTGGCCGGGCTGCAACGGTCAGCTCATCCCTGATGAGATCACGACCGAAGTGCTCATCGAATTCTCCCACCGTCTCGTCACGGGTGTGGTCGGAATCCTGATCGTCGTGCTGGCCGTCTGGTCCTGGAAAGCGATCGGCCACGTGCGGGAAACGAAATTCCTCGCATTCATGGCGGTGTTCTTCCTGATACTCCAGGCTCTGATCGGGGCAGCGCAGGTAAAGTGGGGGCAGGGCGATTTCATCCTCGCCTTGCATTTCGGGATTTCCCTTATTTCCTTTGCGGCTGTCCTGCTGCTCACCCTGCTCATATTCGAAGTCGATAAGAAGTTCGATGCCGACCGTCTGAAAGTCGGACGGACACTCAAATTCCATACGATCGGCGTGACCGTCTATTCGTATCTCGTCATCTACACAGGCGCGCTCGTCCGTCACACGGAATCGAGTCTTGCCTGTGCGGATTGGCCGCTGTGCCGGAATGACCGCTTCGAACTGCCATCCACGCTGAACGAATGGGTCCAGATGGGCCACCGGACGGCTGCGGCACTCATCGTCGTGTGGCTCGCGTATATCGCGTTCCATGTCTATCGCAACTACCGTGATCAGAAAGTGCTCCTCTGGGGCTGGTCGATCGCCCTTCTGCTTGTGCTCGCACAGGCGGTCACCGGCATGCTGTCCGTCTTCACACGGCTCAATCTGATAGTGGCGCTTCTCCATTCGCTCTTCATCACATTGCTGTTCGGACTGCTCACGTATATGATTCTGCTGTTGTCCCGCGTGCGGGTGCATAAGCCGTAA
- the pyc gene encoding pyruvate carboxylase — protein sequence MKSIKKILVANRGEIAIRIFRACTELQIPTVGIYSAEDRGSFHRYKADESYLVGEGKKPIDAYLDIEGIIDIAKRSGANAIHPGYGFLAEHEEFAARLEQEGIIFIGPTSRHLDMFGDKVKARTQAVRAGIPVIPGTDGPVRSVEEVEAFGTAHGYPIIIKASLGGGGRGMRIVERADDVQEAFSRAKSEAKSAFGSDEVYVEKLIRNPKHIEVQIIGDTHGNIVHLYERDCSVQRRHQKLVEIAPAISLSAELRREICDAAVKLMANVSYINAGTVEFLVADGEYYFIEVNPRIQVEHTITEMVTGIDIVHTQIFVADGENLYTGHAAVPEQEQIPLFGYAIQARVTTEDPLNDFMPDTGKLSVYRSGGGFGVRLDAGNGFQGAVITPYYDSLLVKVSTWGTTFREAAAKMDRNLQEFRIRGIKTNIPFLENVVRHESFITGDYTTNFIDEAPELFEFPVKKDRGTKVLNYLGTITVNGFPGIGRGSKPVYGTPRKPELDLSVPPKPGTKQILDERGPEGLAEWVKDQKDVLLTDTTFRDAHQSLLATRVRTADMTNIAAESARLMPDLFSFEMWGGATFDVSYRFLKEDPWERLARLREQIPNVLFQMLFRGANAVGYKNYPDNVIREFVKEAASSGIDVFRIFDSLNWIKGMETAIDAVRQENKVAEAALCYTGDVLDPMRTKYSISYYKEMAKELESAGAHILSLKDMAGLLKPEAAYQLISELKETVAIPIHLHSHDTSGNGIAMYKRAIEAGVDIVDTALGAMSGLTSQPSANSLYYALQYGSRGVRTDIQALEELSFYWEDVRAYYSHFESGMISPHSEVYVHEMPGGQYSNLQQQAKGVGLGNRWKEVKDMFSRVNMLFGDIVKVTPSSKVVGDMALFMVQNDLDEKAVLERGQSIDFPESVIEFFEGYIGQPYGGFPEELQKVVLKGRKPLTERPGELLETVDFEKVKKDLAEKLDRPVTMKDALASALYPKVFDEYAAIHNDFGNLSVIQTPEFLYGMRLGEEIEVEIEKGKTLIVKLVSIGEPQADGTRIVYFELNGQPREVVIQDVSVETDVVKKQKADPGNDAHIAATMPGTVLQVAVSKGDRVRRGQHLLITEAMKMETTIQTPYDGVVKEIHVSPGEAISTGDLLIELEH from the coding sequence ATGAAATCGATCAAAAAGATTCTGGTTGCAAACCGCGGGGAGATTGCAATCCGTATTTTCAGAGCCTGTACAGAGCTTCAGATCCCGACAGTCGGTATCTATTCAGCAGAAGACCGCGGGTCGTTCCATCGTTATAAAGCAGATGAATCCTATCTGGTGGGGGAAGGGAAGAAGCCAATCGATGCCTATCTGGATATCGAAGGGATCATCGACATCGCAAAAAGGTCCGGTGCCAATGCCATCCACCCCGGATACGGTTTTCTGGCGGAACACGAAGAATTTGCGGCACGTCTTGAACAGGAAGGCATCATTTTCATCGGGCCGACCTCGCGTCATCTCGATATGTTCGGAGACAAGGTCAAAGCACGCACGCAGGCTGTCCGGGCGGGCATTCCGGTCATTCCGGGTACGGACGGACCGGTACGTTCTGTGGAAGAAGTGGAGGCGTTCGGTACTGCCCACGGCTACCCGATCATCATCAAAGCTTCACTTGGCGGAGGCGGACGCGGCATGCGGATCGTCGAGCGGGCTGACGATGTTCAGGAAGCTTTCAGCCGTGCGAAGTCGGAAGCGAAATCAGCATTCGGCTCCGATGAAGTGTATGTCGAAAAGCTGATCCGCAATCCGAAGCATATTGAAGTGCAGATCATCGGTGATACACATGGAAATATTGTACATTTGTATGAACGTGACTGTTCAGTGCAGCGCCGGCATCAGAAACTCGTCGAAATCGCTCCGGCCATCTCGCTCTCAGCTGAATTACGACGGGAGATCTGTGATGCGGCTGTCAAGCTGATGGCGAATGTCAGTTACATAAACGCCGGAACCGTGGAATTCCTGGTGGCAGATGGCGAGTATTACTTCATCGAAGTGAACCCCCGTATCCAGGTGGAGCATACGATCACCGAGATGGTGACCGGCATCGATATCGTCCATACGCAGATCTTCGTAGCGGATGGCGAGAATCTGTACACAGGCCATGCTGCAGTGCCGGAACAGGAACAGATCCCCTTGTTCGGGTATGCAATCCAAGCGCGCGTCACGACGGAAGATCCGCTCAATGACTTCATGCCCGATACAGGCAAGCTGTCAGTATACAGATCAGGAGGAGGATTCGGTGTCCGGCTGGATGCAGGGAATGGCTTCCAGGGTGCCGTCATCACACCTTATTATGACTCCCTTCTCGTGAAAGTATCGACATGGGGAACCACATTCAGGGAAGCAGCGGCCAAGATGGACAGGAACCTGCAGGAGTTCCGGATCCGGGGCATCAAGACAAACATCCCGTTCCTTGAAAATGTCGTCCGGCATGAAAGTTTCATAACAGGGGACTATACGACGAACTTCATCGACGAGGCTCCTGAATTATTTGAATTCCCAGTTAAAAAAGACCGTGGAACGAAAGTGCTCAACTATCTGGGGACGATCACCGTCAACGGCTTCCCGGGAATCGGCCGCGGTTCGAAGCCGGTCTATGGCACTCCCCGCAAGCCGGAACTGGATCTGTCAGTACCGCCGAAGCCAGGAACGAAACAGATATTGGACGAACGGGGTCCCGAAGGGCTGGCAGAGTGGGTCAAGGACCAGAAGGATGTCCTGCTGACGGATACGACATTCCGGGATGCACACCAATCCTTGCTGGCCACTCGGGTCAGGACGGCCGACATGACAAATATCGCAGCGGAATCCGCGCGTCTCATGCCGGATCTGTTTTCATTCGAAATGTGGGGCGGCGCCACATTCGACGTGTCCTACCGGTTCCTGAAAGAGGATCCGTGGGAACGGCTTGCACGCCTGCGGGAGCAGATCCCGAATGTCTTGTTCCAAATGCTGTTCCGCGGCGCCAATGCGGTCGGCTACAAAAACTATCCGGACAATGTGATCCGGGAATTCGTGAAGGAAGCGGCCTCTTCCGGCATCGATGTCTTCCGGATCTTCGACAGCCTGAACTGGATCAAAGGCATGGAAACGGCGATCGATGCCGTCCGCCAGGAGAACAAGGTCGCAGAAGCGGCTCTCTGCTATACAGGCGACGTGCTCGATCCGATGCGGACAAAATATTCGATTTCCTACTATAAAGAGATGGCGAAGGAACTGGAGAGCGCCGGCGCGCATATCCTTTCATTGAAGGACATGGCCGGACTGCTGAAGCCGGAAGCTGCCTACCAGCTCATCTCCGAGCTGAAAGAGACAGTGGCCATTCCGATCCATCTCCACTCACATGACACGAGCGGCAATGGGATCGCCATGTACAAGCGGGCGATCGAAGCGGGTGTCGATATTGTCGACACGGCACTCGGCGCCATGTCGGGCCTGACCTCCCAGCCGTCCGCAAACTCGCTCTATTATGCGCTGCAATACGGCAGCCGGGGTGTCCGGACAGACATCCAGGCACTTGAGGAGCTCTCCTTCTATTGGGAAGACGTCCGTGCCTACTATTCCCATTTCGAAAGCGGGATGATCAGCCCTCATTCAGAAGTCTATGTCCATGAAATGCCGGGCGGCCAGTATTCCAACCTGCAGCAGCAGGCGAAGGGTGTCGGGCTCGGAAACCGATGGAAAGAGGTCAAGGATATGTTCTCCCGGGTCAACATGCTGTTCGGGGACATTGTGAAAGTGACACCGTCTTCAAAAGTGGTCGGCGATATGGCGCTGTTCATGGTCCAGAATGATCTCGATGAGAAAGCGGTGCTCGAGCGCGGACAGTCGATCGACTTCCCTGAATCCGTCATCGAATTCTTCGAGGGGTATATCGGACAGCCATACGGCGGATTCCCCGAGGAACTGCAGAAAGTCGTGCTAAAAGGCCGAAAGCCGCTGACGGAGCGGCCGGGCGAACTGCTGGAAACAGTCGATTTCGAAAAGGTGAAAAAGGACCTTGCCGAAAAATTGGACCGTCCGGTGACGATGAAAGACGCTCTGGCGTCTGCGCTGTATCCGAAGGTGTTCGATGAATACGCGGCGATCCATAACGATTTCGGCAATCTCTCGGTCATCCAGACGCCGGAGTTCCTGTACGGCATGCGGCTCGGCGAAGAGATCGAAGTCGAGATCGAAAAGGGGAAGACCCTCATCGTCAAACTGGTGTCCATCGGAGAACCTCAGGCGGACGGCACGCGGATCGTCTACTTTGAACTGAACGGCCAGCCGCGTGAAGTGGTCATCCAGGACGTCAGTGTCGAAACGGATGTCGTGAAGAAGCAGAAGGCCGATCCGGGCAACGACGCGCACATTGCCGCAACGATGCCGGGCACTGTCCTCCAGGTGGCCGTGTCGAAAGGCGACCGCGTCCGCCGCGGCCAGCACCTGCTGATCACCGAAGCGATGAAGATGGAGACAACCATCCAGACACCGTACGATGGCGTCGTGAAAGAAATCCACGTCTCGCCGGGGGAAGCAATTTCAACAGGCGATCTCCTCATAGAGCTGGAGCATTGA
- a CDS encoding FtsW/RodA/SpoVE family cell cycle protein — MKSYAKRLFRHFDFPLFFIYLVLLLFGLVMVYSSSMVWAANRYGKPADYFFSQQLRSVFIAIPAFLFTAFLPYKLYRKKQFMIISVFVMLVLLLLVHFIGFGGEVGSQSWINLPIGSLQPSEVAKIVMIIYFAGVFANKYDAGTINSINKGIAPPIVILGLAVASVMSETDIGATFIIITTSICVMAASGINLKTFGKLSGFVAGILVLVGIFLFFTWDNIMTEGRLGRFAAYRAPFEYMQGSGLQIVNGFIAIGAGGLFGLGLGNSVQKMGYLPEPHTDFIMAIISEELGIFGTVIVIGGLGFLVFRAFSLALKTADPHARMLASGIGALIGIQTFVNLGGLTGLIPLTGVTLPFISYGGTSIILLSLALGILMNISMFTRYEKNK; from the coding sequence TTGAAAAGTTATGCCAAGCGGCTGTTCCGCCATTTTGATTTCCCATTATTTTTCATATATTTAGTATTGCTCCTGTTCGGTTTGGTCATGGTCTACTCCTCCAGTATGGTATGGGCTGCCAACCGGTATGGGAAGCCGGCGGACTACTTCTTCAGCCAGCAGCTCAGAAGCGTGTTCATCGCAATCCCGGCGTTCCTCTTCACGGCATTCCTTCCTTACAAACTGTATAGGAAGAAGCAGTTCATGATCATATCGGTATTTGTCATGCTCGTCCTGCTGCTTCTCGTCCATTTCATCGGTTTCGGAGGCGAAGTCGGATCGCAGAGCTGGATCAATCTCCCGATCGGCAGCCTGCAGCCGTCAGAAGTCGCGAAGATTGTCATGATCATCTATTTTGCAGGCGTGTTTGCGAACAAATATGACGCCGGTACCATCAACAGTATCAATAAAGGGATTGCACCGCCAATCGTCATCCTTGGGCTCGCTGTCGCGTCTGTCATGTCCGAGACGGATATCGGTGCAACCTTCATCATCATTACAACTTCGATCTGTGTCATGGCCGCAAGCGGCATCAATCTGAAAACTTTCGGCAAACTGAGCGGATTCGTTGCCGGAATACTTGTCCTTGTCGGCATCTTCCTGTTCTTCACATGGGATAACATAATGACAGAGGGCAGGCTCGGGCGCTTTGCTGCGTACCGTGCACCTTTCGAATACATGCAGGGGTCCGGCCTCCAGATCGTCAATGGTTTCATTGCGATCGGCGCGGGCGGCCTGTTCGGCCTGGGACTCGGGAACTCCGTCCAGAAAATGGGCTACTTGCCGGAGCCGCACACGGATTTCATCATGGCGATCATTTCCGAGGAACTCGGAATCTTCGGTACGGTAATCGTTATCGGCGGTCTCGGCTTCCTTGTCTTCCGTGCATTCTCACTTGCACTGAAGACGGCTGATCCGCATGCGAGGATGCTCGCTTCCGGCATCGGCGCCCTGATCGGCATCCAGACATTCGTCAACTTGGGCGGCCTGACAGGGCTCATTCCGCTGACGGGTGTCACGCTTCCGTTTATTAGTTATGGCGGAACTTCGATTATTCTGTTATCTTTAGCATTAGGAATATTGATGAATATTTCAATGTTCACGAGATACGAAAAGAATAAATAG
- a CDS encoding YlaN family protein, translated as MDTEVQETYQEKAIMQLQADADKIAQLIKVQMDNLTMPQCPLYEEVLDTQMYGLSREIDFAAKLGLIDRERGKSILSALEKEMNILHELSMKK; from the coding sequence ATGGATACGGAAGTGCAGGAAACATATCAGGAGAAGGCTATCATGCAGCTGCAGGCGGATGCAGATAAGATCGCACAGCTCATTAAAGTGCAGATGGATAACTTGACGATGCCGCAATGCCCTTTGTACGAAGAAGTTCTGGACACACAGATGTATGGGCTGTCCCGTGAAATCGACTTTGCTGCCAAGCTCGGCCTAATTGACAGGGAACGCGGAAAGAGTATTCTTTCGGCTCTCGAAAAAGAAATGAATATATTGCATGAACTCAGCATGAAAAAATAA
- a CDS encoding YlaI family protein — MRVKCVLCDEISKLDDEDPLAKKLRNRPIHTFMCESCRDRIGALTEQRKESGHYVFRRSSHPAEDGF, encoded by the coding sequence ATGCGCGTGAAATGTGTACTATGCGATGAAATCAGTAAACTCGACGATGAGGATCCGCTGGCGAAGAAGCTCCGGAACCGGCCGATCCATACGTTCATGTGTGAATCCTGCAGGGACCGGATCGGTGCATTGACCGAACAGCGGAAGGAAAGCGGTCATTATGTATTCCGCCGCAGTTCCCATCCCGCTGAAGACGGATTCTAA